A region of Gloeocapsa sp. PCC 73106 DNA encodes the following proteins:
- a CDS encoding DUF3007 family protein — MRRIEIIFIGLAIFAFGGVSYLLLQYLGIDGLTAGIWTQLLLILGVVGWILSYLWRVLNHNMTYNQQLKDYEEAVLRKRLEEMTPEELAQLEAEIAEEKNNP; from the coding sequence ATGCGCCGAATTGAGATTATTTTTATAGGTTTAGCTATTTTTGCTTTCGGTGGTGTTTCATACCTGCTTTTGCAATACTTAGGTATCGATGGTCTAACCGCAGGAATCTGGACACAGTTGCTACTGATTCTGGGTGTAGTCGGCTGGATTTTGAGCTATCTTTGGCGAGTCTTAAACCACAACATGACCTATAATCAGCAACTTAAAGATTACGAAGAAGCCGTACTACGTAAACGTTTAGAGGAAATGACTCCAGAAGAACTAGCTCAACTCGAAGCAGAAATTGCCGAAGAAAAAAATAATCCTTAA
- the ndhL gene encoding NAD(P)H-quinone oxidoreductase subunit L, protein MLYQETILVAGLYLSLSVLYLLIIPGLVYFYLKERWYVASSWERFFMYFLVFFSFPGMLLLSPFLNFRPQRRQIKA, encoded by the coding sequence ATGCTTTACCAAGAAACCATTTTAGTTGCCGGACTCTACCTGAGTTTAAGTGTCCTATATCTTCTGATTATCCCTGGACTGGTGTATTTTTATCTCAAAGAACGTTGGTACGTTGCCAGTTCTTGGGAAAGATTCTTCATGTATTTCTTGGTCTTTTTCTCTTTCCCTGGAATGTTACTATTGAGTCCCTTTTTGAACTTTCGTCCTCAGCGTCGTCAAATCAAAGCCTAA
- the trpA gene encoding tryptophan synthase subunit alpha: protein MTSVLKRFESLKAKGQCALIPFLTAGDPDLETTAKALEILEANGADLIELGVPYSDPLADGPVIQAAATRALQKGTRLEDVLALVKQSRSTIKAPIILFTYYNPIFYRGIENFLNQIATAGVQGLVVPDLPLEEASKLIKPAQAYGIEVTLLVTPNSPPERIKAIASQSQGFIYLVSVTGVTGMRTQVATRVKDLISTLKNVTDKPVGVGFGISSPEQALQVQQWGADAVIVGSAFVKILASATATDNLRELGEFCHRLKQAITV, encoded by the coding sequence ATGACTTCTGTATTGAAACGTTTTGAGTCTCTCAAAGCTAAGGGTCAATGCGCCCTGATTCCCTTTTTGACCGCAGGCGATCCAGACTTGGAAACGACAGCTAAAGCTTTAGAAATCTTAGAAGCTAACGGTGCTGACTTGATTGAGTTGGGGGTACCCTATTCTGATCCCCTCGCTGATGGACCAGTGATTCAGGCGGCTGCGACCCGTGCTCTACAAAAAGGAACACGCTTAGAAGACGTGCTGGCTTTAGTTAAACAGAGCAGGTCTACAATCAAAGCACCTATTATTTTGTTTACCTACTATAACCCTATATTTTACCGTGGTATAGAAAATTTTCTGAATCAAATAGCTACAGCAGGAGTACAGGGCTTAGTCGTCCCAGATTTACCTCTAGAAGAGGCGTCCAAGCTGATTAAACCTGCACAAGCTTACGGTATTGAAGTCACTCTCTTAGTTACTCCTAATAGTCCTCCTGAGAGAATTAAAGCGATCGCCTCTCAATCTCAGGGATTTATCTATTTAGTCAGCGTCACTGGAGTCACGGGGATGCGTACCCAAGTAGCCACCCGAGTCAAAGATTTAATCTCAACCTTAAAAAATGTCACCGATAAGCCCGTAGGAGTAGGATTTGGTATATCTAGTCCCGAACAAGCCCTACAAGTGCAACAATGGGGAGCAGACGCGGTTATTGTCGGGAGTGCTTTCGTTAAAATACTCGCTTCAGCAACAGCCACAGACAATCTCAGGGAACTTGGAGAGTTCTGTCACCGTTTAAAACAAGCAATTACCGTTTAA
- a CDS encoding polysaccharide deacetylase family protein, which produces MRAQIPIYKNFSLWIILNLSILALLIIPRENSTVSYQRFPQENPWLSRNIFQDFQLLLSDSSWSEIIDLKIEKMVAEIKAMPATSTWPEIHGNAKKAKVPVIMYHDILEKKEVFFDLTPEELAADFALIKAEGMNPISMDQLINHLRTGEPLPEKPILLTFDDGYGGHYQYVYPLLKQYGYQAVFSIYTNKMKGKTTRSSITWSQLKEMAKDPLVTIASHSISHPLDLRTLSDAELVQEIVMSKQILEQELGIQIRYFTYPVGKSDERVREEVAKAGYEAALSMDEQLEQFAGESPDLLTIGRFGQGSLRRIIPQAWEGPPLPREDGGFNFTTRVVKQEYWSEEVGLILISGGKPTTIHADSRYQVSEIIANTPEAIAAVDGAFFSLEYLDSNTLIGPVLSKEGKSFVSGNKSENPLLDGRPLVLIGPNQVKFIPFAHQLHNTISGIKEEMASVTDAFVGAGWLVKNGQPQALESFGDLFDVNEPRHRAFWGINQGGQPVIGVSTTRVGSVKLGEILAQLGMRDIVMLDSGASTSLAFEGQSLVGYIPRPVPHVVALVKPELQNTGFFETMLTYVKMQ; this is translated from the coding sequence ATGAGAGCGCAAATTCCAATCTATAAAAACTTTAGCCTTTGGATAATTCTCAATTTATCCATCCTGGCACTGTTAATAATACCTAGAGAAAACTCAACTGTTTCTTATCAAAGATTTCCTCAAGAAAATCCCTGGTTGAGTCGTAATATTTTTCAAGATTTCCAACTATTACTTTCAGATTCAAGCTGGAGCGAAATCATAGATCTAAAAATCGAGAAAATGGTAGCTGAAATAAAAGCAATGCCAGCGACAAGTACTTGGCCAGAAATTCATGGTAACGCTAAAAAAGCTAAAGTCCCCGTGATTATGTACCATGATATTTTAGAAAAAAAAGAGGTATTTTTTGATCTGACTCCAGAAGAATTAGCAGCAGATTTTGCCTTAATTAAAGCTGAGGGGATGAATCCGATCTCCATGGATCAATTGATTAATCACTTGCGCACGGGAGAACCTTTACCAGAAAAACCGATTTTGTTAACATTTGACGACGGTTATGGAGGTCATTATCAATACGTTTATCCCTTACTCAAACAATACGGCTATCAGGCCGTTTTTTCAATTTATACGAATAAAATGAAGGGTAAAACGACTCGTTCTAGCATTACTTGGTCACAACTAAAAGAAATGGCCAAAGATCCTTTAGTGACTATCGCTTCTCATAGTATTTCTCATCCTTTGGATTTGCGTACCCTGTCTGATGCAGAATTAGTGCAAGAGATTGTAATGTCAAAGCAGATTTTAGAGCAAGAACTGGGAATTCAGATACGCTACTTTACCTATCCGGTGGGTAAATCAGATGAAAGAGTTAGGGAAGAAGTGGCAAAAGCAGGGTATGAAGCGGCTTTATCGATGGATGAACAGTTAGAACAATTTGCAGGAGAATCCCCCGATTTACTGACAATTGGTCGCTTTGGTCAAGGTAGTCTCAGACGGATTATACCCCAAGCTTGGGAAGGACCACCACTGCCTAGAGAAGATGGAGGCTTTAACTTTACGACGCGCGTGGTTAAACAAGAGTACTGGAGCGAAGAGGTGGGATTGATTCTGATCAGCGGAGGTAAACCCACTACAATCCATGCAGATAGTCGTTATCAAGTCTCAGAGATTATCGCCAATACCCCAGAGGCGATCGCCGCAGTAGACGGCGCTTTTTTCTCTCTGGAATATTTAGACTCAAATACCCTAATAGGACCAGTTTTAAGCAAAGAGGGAAAATCTTTTGTTTCTGGGAATAAGTCTGAAAATCCCTTACTCGACGGACGTCCCTTGGTACTAATCGGTCCAAATCAGGTTAAATTTATTCCCTTTGCGCATCAGCTACATAACACCATCTCTGGAATTAAAGAAGAAATGGCTTCAGTAACGGATGCTTTTGTCGGTGCGGGTTGGCTTGTTAAAAATGGTCAACCTCAAGCACTGGAAAGTTTTGGAGATCTTTTTGATGTCAACGAACCCCGTCATCGCGCTTTTTGGGGAATTAATCAGGGGGGACAACCAGTGATCGGTGTATCTACTACTCGCGTCGGTTCCGTCAAACTGGGTGAAATTTTAGCTCAACTGGGGATGCGAGATATAGTCATGTTGGACTCTGGTGCGAGTACCTCTTTAGCTTTTGAGGGACAGTCATTGGTAGGATATATTCCTCGTCCGGTCCCTCACGTTGTGGCTCTGGTAAAGCCCGAGCTCCAAAATACAGGTTTTTTTGAAACTATGTTAACTTATGTGAAAATGCAATAA
- a CDS encoding S-adenosyl-l-methionine hydroxide adenosyltransferase family protein translates to MLINLIADYGKGDPAFTEVIQQLLRLIDTAQVHTLSVPPFSTLATGFWVAQLGLNSGPNPRLIYHNCAPRQDNPEARVNNEGEGLTYAILPNGTIVVGVWAGYTLSFIRDIATSIYTVEVSRQGSQFRSRDVFPVAAAKIIQGDRELLGSPVKAEQIAPIPENRVAWVDGYGNLKTTIPYDSVQLSPQTKVIVRVGDIVSDSMFSDGSFQVPEGTLAFAPGSSGWDLTAGKSVKWMELFLRGGSAWRRFGKPKINQTVTYEII, encoded by the coding sequence ATGTTAATTAATTTAATCGCCGATTACGGCAAAGGCGATCCCGCTTTTACAGAAGTAATTCAACAGTTGTTACGCCTCATAGATACAGCTCAAGTACACACGCTTTCTGTACCGCCATTTTCTACTCTAGCTACGGGTTTTTGGGTAGCACAATTGGGGCTCAATAGTGGTCCTAATCCCCGTCTGATCTATCACAACTGCGCACCACGTCAAGATAATCCTGAAGCGCGAGTTAATAATGAAGGAGAGGGATTAACTTACGCTATCTTACCCAATGGTACTATAGTTGTAGGAGTATGGGCGGGCTATACACTATCTTTTATTCGGGATATAGCTACATCGATTTACACAGTAGAAGTATCGAGACAGGGTTCTCAATTTCGTTCTCGGGATGTGTTTCCAGTGGCAGCTGCTAAAATAATTCAAGGCGATCGCGAGCTTTTGGGCTCCCCAGTTAAAGCTGAACAAATCGCCCCCATACCCGAAAATCGAGTAGCTTGGGTAGATGGCTACGGTAATCTTAAAACCACTATTCCCTACGATAGCGTTCAATTATCTCCTCAGACTAAAGTCATCGTGCGCGTGGGAGATATAGTGAGTGACTCCATGTTTTCTGATGGGAGTTTTCAAGTACCAGAAGGTACTCTAGCTTTTGCTCCAGGAAGTTCTGGTTGGGATTTAACTGCAGGGAAATCGGTCAAATGGATGGAGTTATTTTTACGCGGTGGTAGTGCTTGGCGACGTTTTGGCAAGCCCAAAATTAATCAAACGGTAACTTATGAAATAATATAA